A genomic window from Schistocerca serialis cubense isolate TAMUIC-IGC-003099 chromosome 4, iqSchSeri2.2, whole genome shotgun sequence includes:
- the LOC126473458 gene encoding mitoferrin-1 isoform X2 — protein MDFDDYETLPTNDVATHMTAGAVAGVMEHCVMYPLDSVKTRMQNLSPTPNATYRGISETLFRMVKHEGVLRPVRGMSAVVMGAGPAHALYFSSYEYVKKSLTQALPFNSHVAVGTAGVAATLLHDGVMNPAEVVKQRLQMYNSPYKSCLDCMVKVYRAEGLRAFYRSYTTQLTMNIPFQSIHFIIYEFAQSLTNPERHYNPKAHMLSGACAGGVAAAVTTPLDVCKTLLNTQPVAVRESGLFHAIRTVYKLGGLKGYFRGIQARVLYQMPSTAICWSMYEFFKYLLSNPSTDQLMTVMSQPSDSPEMALVEKQVPSGSIAGVERRQK, from the exons ATGGACTTTGATGACTATGAAACACTTCCAACAAATGATGTTGCTACCCATATGACGGCGGGAGCCGTCGCTGGTGTAATGGAACATTGTGTCATGTACCCGCTCGATTCGGTAAAG ACGCGGATGCAAAACCTGTCACCAACTCCAAATGCTACGTATAGAGGAATAAGTGAAACACTATTTCGCATGGTGAAACATGAAGGAGTTCTGAGACCTGTTCGAGGAATGAGTGCAGTTGTTATGGGGGCAGGACCAGCCCATGCGCTATATTTTTCATCGTATGAGTATGTAAAGAAGTCTCTCACACAGGCATTACCCTTCAATAGTCACGTGGCTGTTG GTACTGCTGGAGTGGCTGCGACGCTCCTGCACGATGGTGTGATGAACCCAGCTGAAG TTGTCAAACAAAGACTGCAAATGTACAACTCACCATATAAATCATGCCTAGATTGTATGGTAAAAGTATATCGTGCAGAAGGGCTCAGAGCATTCTACCGTTCATACACCACGCAACTGACAATGAATATCCCATTTCAGAGTATTCATTTCATTATATATGAATTTGCCCAAAGTTTAACTAACCCAGAAAGACACTACAATCCAAAAGCTCATATGCTGTCAGGAGCCTGTGCCGGTGGTGTTGCAGCAGCTGTAACGACACCACTTGATGTGTGCAAGACATTACTCAACACACAACCTGTAGCAGTGAGAGAATCGGGTTTATTTCATGCCATAAGGACAGTATACAAGTTGGGTGGTCTGAAAGGATATTTCAGAGGAATCCAGGCAAGGGTCCTCTATCAGATGCCATCAACTGCTATCTGTTGGTCAATGTACGAGTTCTTCAAATATCTTCTCTCAAATCCTTCCACTGACCAGCTTATGACAGTGATGTCACAGCCATCAGACAGTCCAGAGATGGCCTTAGTTGAAAAGCAAGTTCCAAGTGGATCCATTGCAGGAGTAGAAAG
- the LOC126473458 gene encoding mitoferrin-1 isoform X1, producing MDFDDYETLPTNDVATHMTAGAVAGVMEHCVMYPLDSVKTRMQNLSPTPNATYRGISETLFRMVKHEGVLRPVRGMSAVVMGAGPAHALYFSSYEYVKKSLTQALPFNSHVAVGTAGVAATLLHDGVMNPAEVVKQRLQMYNSPYKSCLDCMVKVYRAEGLRAFYRSYTTQLTMNIPFQSIHFIIYEFAQSLTNPERHYNPKAHMLSGACAGGVAAAVTTPLDVCKTLLNTQPVAVRESGLFHAIRTVYKLGGLKGYFRGIQARVLYQMPSTAICWSMYEFFKYLLSNPSTDQLMTVMSQPSDSPEMALVEKQVPSGSIAGVERWACGATSSVSGAGVYGAYSFNTVHGSDTSLPKGSSYLEIVHS from the exons ATGGACTTTGATGACTATGAAACACTTCCAACAAATGATGTTGCTACCCATATGACGGCGGGAGCCGTCGCTGGTGTAATGGAACATTGTGTCATGTACCCGCTCGATTCGGTAAAG ACGCGGATGCAAAACCTGTCACCAACTCCAAATGCTACGTATAGAGGAATAAGTGAAACACTATTTCGCATGGTGAAACATGAAGGAGTTCTGAGACCTGTTCGAGGAATGAGTGCAGTTGTTATGGGGGCAGGACCAGCCCATGCGCTATATTTTTCATCGTATGAGTATGTAAAGAAGTCTCTCACACAGGCATTACCCTTCAATAGTCACGTGGCTGTTG GTACTGCTGGAGTGGCTGCGACGCTCCTGCACGATGGTGTGATGAACCCAGCTGAAG TTGTCAAACAAAGACTGCAAATGTACAACTCACCATATAAATCATGCCTAGATTGTATGGTAAAAGTATATCGTGCAGAAGGGCTCAGAGCATTCTACCGTTCATACACCACGCAACTGACAATGAATATCCCATTTCAGAGTATTCATTTCATTATATATGAATTTGCCCAAAGTTTAACTAACCCAGAAAGACACTACAATCCAAAAGCTCATATGCTGTCAGGAGCCTGTGCCGGTGGTGTTGCAGCAGCTGTAACGACACCACTTGATGTGTGCAAGACATTACTCAACACACAACCTGTAGCAGTGAGAGAATCGGGTTTATTTCATGCCATAAGGACAGTATACAAGTTGGGTGGTCTGAAAGGATATTTCAGAGGAATCCAGGCAAGGGTCCTCTATCAGATGCCATCAACTGCTATCTGTTGGTCAATGTACGAGTTCTTCAAATATCTTCTCTCAAATCCTTCCACTGACCAGCTTATGACAGTGATGTCACAGCCATCAGACAGTCCAGAGATGGCCTTAGTTGAAAAGCAAGTTCCAAGTGGATCCATTGCAGGAGTAGAAAGGTGGGCATGTGGTGCAACATCGTCTGTCTCTGGTGCTGGAGTGTATGGAGCGTATTCATTCAATACGGTCCATGGCTCCGATACATCTCTTCCCAAGGGAAGCTCGTATCTTGAAATTGTTCATAGTTGA